A window of the Lactobacillus amylovorus DSM 20531 genome harbors these coding sequences:
- the fusA gene encoding elongation factor G — protein sequence MANKREFPLAKTRNIGIMAHIDAGKTTTTERILYYTGKIHKIGETHEGDSQMDWMDEEKERGITITSAATTAQWKDHRINIIDTPGHVDFTIEVERSLRVLDGAVTVLDAQAGVEPQTENVWRQAETYGVPRIVFVNKMDKIGADFDKSVKSLHERLNANAHAVQMPIGSADTFEGVIDLINMVADIYDEDKLGSKWDTVPVPDEYKEEAEARRNDLIEAVADVDDGIMEKFLGGEEISNDELKAAIRKATLDLKFFPVYAGSAFKNKGVQMMLDGVIDYLPSPLDVKPYIAHDPKTGDEVELMADDKKPFAALAFKIATDPFVGRLTFIRVYTGSLESGSYVLNASKNSRERVGRLLQMHANSRTEIPEVFSGDIAGAIGLKNTTTGDSLTDPDHPLILESLKVPDPVIQVSVEPKSKADRDKMDVALQKLTEEDPTFRAETNPETGQTLISGMGELHLDIMVERMRREFNVDAKIGEPQVAYRETFTKEAKAQGKFVRQSGGKGQYGDVWIDFTPNEEGKGYEFEDAIVGGVVPREFIPSVDQGLQEAMKNGVLAGYPLIDVKAKLYDGSYHEVDSSEAAFKVAASLALKNAASKAGAVILEPIMKVQVTTPEEYLGDVMGSITARRGTMEGMEDRAGAKIINSFVPLSEMFGYATTLRSSTQGRGTFTMVFDHYSPTPKSIQAEIIKKRGGEAE from the coding sequence ATGGCTAACAAGCGTGAATTTCCATTAGCAAAGACACGTAACATTGGTATTATGGCCCACATCGATGCGGGTAAGACTACTACTACTGAACGTATCCTTTACTACACTGGTAAGATCCACAAAATTGGTGAAACTCACGAAGGTGATTCACAAATGGACTGGATGGATGAAGAAAAGGAACGTGGTATCACCATTACTTCTGCAGCTACTACTGCACAATGGAAAGACCACAGAATTAACATCATCGACACCCCAGGACACGTTGACTTCACTATCGAAGTAGAACGTTCACTTCGTGTTCTTGATGGTGCCGTAACTGTTCTTGATGCCCAAGCTGGTGTTGAACCACAAACTGAAAACGTATGGCGTCAAGCTGAAACTTACGGTGTTCCTCGTATTGTTTTCGTTAACAAGATGGATAAGATCGGTGCTGACTTCGATAAGTCAGTTAAGTCATTGCACGAACGTTTAAACGCTAATGCACATGCTGTTCAAATGCCAATTGGTTCAGCTGACACTTTTGAAGGTGTTATCGACTTAATCAACATGGTTGCCGACATCTACGACGAAGACAAGCTTGGTTCTAAGTGGGATACTGTTCCAGTTCCTGACGAATACAAGGAAGAAGCTGAAGCACGTCGTAACGACTTAATTGAAGCCGTAGCCGATGTTGATGACGGCATCATGGAAAAATTCCTTGGCGGTGAAGAAATTTCTAACGATGAATTAAAGGCAGCTATCCGTAAAGCTACTTTGGACTTGAAGTTCTTCCCAGTTTACGCTGGTTCAGCATTCAAGAACAAGGGTGTTCAAATGATGCTTGATGGTGTTATTGACTACTTGCCATCACCACTTGACGTTAAGCCTTACATTGCTCACGATCCTAAGACTGGTGATGAAGTTGAACTTATGGCTGACGATAAGAAGCCATTTGCAGCTCTTGCATTCAAGATCGCTACTGACCCATTCGTAGGTCGTTTGACTTTCATCCGTGTTTACACCGGTTCTCTTGAATCAGGTTCATACGTATTGAACGCTTCAAAGAACAGTCGTGAACGTGTAGGTCGTTTGCTTCAAATGCACGCCAACTCAAGAACTGAAATTCCAGAAGTATTCTCAGGTGATATCGCTGGTGCCATCGGTTTGAAGAACACCACTACTGGTGACTCATTAACTGACCCAGATCACCCACTTATTTTGGAAAGCTTGAAAGTTCCAGATCCAGTTATCCAAGTATCAGTTGAACCTAAGTCAAAGGCTGACCGTGATAAGATGGACGTTGCTTTGCAAAAGCTTACTGAAGAAGACCCAACTTTCCGTGCTGAAACTAACCCAGAAACTGGTCAAACTTTGATTTCAGGTATGGGTGAACTTCACCTTGACATCATGGTTGAACGTATGAGACGTGAATTTAACGTTGATGCTAAGATCGGTGAACCACAAGTTGCTTACCGTGAAACCTTCACCAAGGAAGCTAAGGCACAAGGTAAGTTTGTTCGTCAATCAGGTGGTAAAGGTCAATACGGTGACGTTTGGATTGACTTTACTCCTAACGAAGAAGGTAAGGGTTACGAATTCGAAGATGCCATCGTTGGTGGTGTTGTTCCTCGTGAATTCATTCCTTCAGTTGACCAAGGTTTACAAGAAGCTATGAAGAATGGTGTTCTTGCAGGTTACCCATTGATCGACGTTAAGGCTAAGCTTTACGATGGTAGTTACCACGAAGTCGACTCATCAGAAGCTGCCTTCAAGGTTGCTGCTTCACTTGCTTTGAAGAACGCTGCTTCAAAGGCTGGCGCGGTTATCTTGGAACCAATTATGAAGGTTCAAGTAACTACTCCAGAAGAATACTTAGGTGACGTTATGGGTTCAATCACTGCTCGTCGTGGTACCATGGAAGGTATGGAAGACAGAGCCGGTGCTAAGATCATTAACTCATTTGTTCCACTTTCAGAAATGTTTGGTTACGCAACTACTTTGCGTTCATCAACTCAAGGTCGTGGTACATTTACTATGGTATTTGATCACTACTCACCAACTCCTAAGTCAATTCAAGCTGAAATCATCAAGAAGCGTGGCGGCGAAGCTGAATAA
- the rpsL gene encoding 30S ribosomal protein S12, whose product MPTINQLVRKGRHSKVTKSKSPALNYSYNSMKKESVFNPAPQMRGVATRVGTMTPKKPNSALRKYARVRLSNLIEVTAYIPGEGHNLQEHSVVLIRGGRVTDLPGVRYHIVRGALDTAGVDGRKQSRSKYGAKKD is encoded by the coding sequence ATGCCAACCATTAATCAATTGGTAAGAAAAGGCCGTCATTCAAAGGTTACTAAATCAAAGTCACCTGCTTTGAATTACAGCTACAACAGTATGAAGAAGGAATCAGTATTCAACCCAGCTCCACAAATGCGCGGTGTTGCAACTCGTGTTGGTACTATGACTCCAAAGAAGCCTAACTCAGCTTTGCGTAAGTACGCTCGTGTTCGTCTTTCAAACTTGATCGAAGTTACTGCCTACATCCCAGGTGAAGGCCACAACTTGCAAGAACACTCAGTTGTATTAATCCGTGGTGGTCGTGTAACGGACCTTCCTGGTGTACGTTACCACATCGTTCGTGGTGCCCTCGATACTGCTGGTGTTGATGGCAGAAAGCAAAGCCGTTCTAAGTACGGTGCTAAGAAAGATTAA
- the rpsG gene encoding 30S ribosomal protein S7 produces the protein MPRKGHVTKRDVLADPVYNSKLVTKLINHLMIDGKRAKASSILYDAFNIVQDKTGKEPLDVFEEAMNNVMPVLEVRARRIGGSNYQIPVEVRPERRTTLGLRWLVSYARLRNEHTMDERLANEIIDASNNTGSAVKKREDVHRMAEANRAFAHYRF, from the coding sequence ATGCCTAGAAAAGGTCACGTAACTAAGAGAGACGTTTTAGCAGATCCAGTTTACAACTCAAAGCTTGTTACCAAGTTAATCAACCACTTAATGATTGATGGTAAGAGAGCTAAGGCATCTTCAATCCTTTACGATGCTTTCAACATTGTTCAAGACAAGACTGGTAAGGAACCACTTGATGTATTTGAAGAAGCTATGAACAACGTTATGCCAGTTTTGGAAGTTAGAGCTCGCCGTATCGGTGGTTCAAACTACCAAATCCCAGTTGAAGTACGTCCTGAAAGAAGAACTACTTTAGGTTTAAGATGGCTTGTTTCATACGCTCGTTTACGTAACGAACACACTATGGATGAACGTTTAGCTAACGAAATTATCGATGCTTCAAACAACACTGGTTCAGCAGTTAAGAAGCGTGAAGATGTTCACCGTATGGCTGAAGCTAACCGTGCATTTGCACACTACCGCTTCTAA